TGCTCGCAGGCGAGCATGATGAAACGTCTCGACTTGGCTGCGAAGACGTGCAGCTCGTAAGTCTCGTCCCTTTCCTCGTAAACCAGCTCGTCCTCCGACGGGTCGGTACCGAGCACGTGGCGAAACAGACGATAGGCACGGAGAGTCTCCGGGTGCTGTTTCGTATAGAAGATCGTACGATTGTCGTTCGCCCAGGCCAGATCTCCCGTGACCGCGGGGAGGACCTCGGGAAAGAGCGCTCCGCTCGCGAGGTTCTTGAAGTAAACGGTGTAAAGGTGCCTGCCTTTCGTATCGATGGCATAAGCCAGATTGTTCGCGTCGGGGCTCACGCCCGACAGGAACAACGAGAAGTAATCGTGCCCGGAAGCGAGGGCGTTCGCATCGACGAGGACCTCTTCGGGCGCGTCGACAGTGCCCTTCTTGCGACAATGCACCGCGTACTCCGCCCCGGCCTCGAAACGGTGATAGTAGAAGTAGCCATCACGAAGATAGGGTACCGAGAGGTCGTCGGGCTGGAGCCGGCCGGCGATTTCGCGAAAGAGCGCCTCCTGAAGCGTTTTGGTGTGGCTCATCGCGTTGTCGGTGTAGTCGTTTTCTTCCTCGAGATATCGCAGCACCTCCGGATCGTCACGCCGGTTGATCCAGTAGTACGGATCGACGCGGACGTGTCCGTGCCGGAGGAGCTTTTTGGGTCTCGCACGCGCGATCGGAGGATTGTCCATTACCAGCCATTTTACGGAAGGGTCGGCGCAATTGCCTCGATATAATCGCCTCACTCCTATGGATCCGATCGCTCACACGCTCGTTGGAGCGGCTCTGGCTCAGACGGGAGCCCGAAGGAAGTCCGCTTACGGTAGCGCGGCGCTTCTCATCGGCGCCAACCTCCCTGACGTCGACGCGCTCGCTCTGTTCGCGGGTGCGGACACCGCCCTGCTCTTTCGTCGCGGCTGGACCCACGGCATCCCCGCGATCGTGCTCTTGCCTCTTCTTCTCGCGGGATTCCTGGCGGTCTGCGGACGCCGCTCGAAGCGCGAGGGACCGCCCGTCCGCTTCGGGGCGCTGCTGGGGCTTTCCTACCTCGCGGTGACGACTCATCCGGTGCTCGACTGGCTCAACACCTACGGCATGCGATGGCTCATGCCGTTCGACGATCGGTGGTTCTACGGGGATACGCTCTTCATCATCGACCCGTGGATGTGGCTCGTCCTGGGAGGTGCCGTATACTCGAGAAGCTCGGACCGTCGGATCAGCCTCCTCGGCTGGACGGGCTTTGGGGTCCTGGCTTCATTGATGATGCTCGTCGTGGTTCCCGGTCTGGTCGCCGAGAAAGGTCTCTGGCTTGCATGCGCGATCGCGATCGTCGTTCGGCGATGGCGACGCGGTTCGATCGGCGAGATCGAGGCGCGCCGCGTGGCCGTTTTAGCGGTGGCCGTGGTCACTGTCTACGTCGGGGCGATGAACGCGTCGGCGCGTTACGCGCGCGACGCGGTCGCGAAGACGCTGACGGAGCGCGGTCTGGAGGTCGGCCGGCTCATGGTGGGTCCTGTTCCGGTTACGCCCTTCGTCAAGGACGTCGTCCTGGAAGCGCCGCAGGGCTACCGCTATGGCGAAGCACGACTCTTTCCCCGGTTCGAGCTCACTCTGGAACCAGGGTGGCTTCCGCGCACGGAGTCGCCCGTCGTTCGGCTGGCGAAGCAATCGCCGATGGTGCGTGGTTTCGTGAACTGGGCACGATTCCCCTTTGCGGAAGTGGAGGAGACCACATCGGGAGCCACCGTCTATCTGATCGACGCTCGGTACACCGGTTCGAGGACGGGCGGGTTCGGGACCGCCCGAGTCGAGATATCGCGAGAGCAGCTCGAAAAGGCCGTCAAATAGGGTGAAGTCGAGTTACTTCACGGAGCTCATTACGATACCATCCTCCGGCAGCAGAGAAGGATCCGAGGATGCACGAGCCCATCTCACGAGGGGAAGCTTTGGAAGCCGCCATCCCAGACCGAGACGCGCCAGGGTCAAAGAGCCCGAGCGGCTCGCCCCTGTCTCGCCGATTGCTCCTGAAGTCGGCCGGCCGTCTGGCCATGGGGGTGCCGTCCGCCTGGCTCCTCGGGTGCAAACCGAGACATCGAGACGTCAACCGCTGGGGCTCTTCCACCCTCGGGTCTTCGGGATACGTCATCATGGAGGCCTTCGTTCAGGCGGCGAATCGGCGCGGTAAGACGCGAAATTCCTCCTTTGCCACTGCGGGCGCTGCCGAAAACCTGGCGTTGATCGACAATGGAAGCCTCGAATTTGGCCATTCGACATCGGTGGACTGGACGGTAGCCCAGCGGAACCAGCCCTTACCATTCTCCCATCGTCTGCCAGCAGCTGTTCGCCTACGCGACGTGGCACATGCCGCCCGTCGTCCGGCGCGATTCGCACATCGAGACACTCGCGGATCTTCGCGGACGAAGGTACGCTCCCTCGACACCGGGAAGCGCCGCCGCCCTGATGCATCACGCCCTGATGAATGCAGCGGGTCTCGACGACCACATCCGATGGACCTACGGATCGTGGACCGAGATCTACGATGCATTCACATCGAAGCGCGTCGACGTCGTCCCCGGAGTCATCACGAACGACGCGATCTCCCCACGA
This region of Vicinamibacteria bacterium genomic DNA includes:
- a CDS encoding oligopeptidase B (PtrB; oligopeptidase that cleaves peptide bonds following arginine and lysine residues), yielding MDNPPIARARPKKLLRHGHVRVDPYYWINRRDDPEVLRYLEEENDYTDNAMSHTKTLQEALFREIAGRLQPDDLSVPYLRDGYFYYHRFEAGAEYAVHCRKKGTVDAPEEVLVDANALASGHDYFSLFLSGVSPDANNLAYAIDTKGRHLYTVYFKNLASGALFPEVLPAVTGDLAWANDNRTIFYTKQHPETLRAYRLFRHVLGTDPSEDELVYEERDETYELHVFAAKSRRFIMLACEHSVSSEYRYLDADMPYGELRLLEPRLHGREYSVSHHGEHFYILTNQGAVSFKLVRAPIVTPSARHWEDVVPHRKDVLVEDFELFRDFLVLIERYEGRQRIRVIPW
- a CDS encoding metal-dependent hydrolase; its protein translation is MDPIAHTLVGAALAQTGARRKSAYGSAALLIGANLPDVDALALFAGADTALLFRRGWTHGIPAIVLLPLLLAGFLAVCGRRSKREGPPVRFGALLGLSYLAVTTHPVLDWLNTYGMRWLMPFDDRWFYGDTLFIIDPWMWLVLGGAVYSRSSDRRISLLGWTGFGVLASLMMLVVVPGLVAEKGLWLACAIAIVVRRWRRGSIGEIEARRVAVLAVAVVTVYVGAMNASARYARDAVAKTLTERGLEVGRLMVGPVPVTPFVKDVVLEAPQGYRYGEARLFPRFELTLEPGWLPRTESPVVRLAKQSPMVRGFVNWARFPFAEVEETTSGATVYLIDARYTGSRTGGFGTARVEISREQLEKAVK